A single genomic interval of Vibrio maritimus harbors:
- a CDS encoding VOC family protein has product MKMNHVGIMVGDMDKAVEFYTKALGLKIVMNNTKVIEERETAIGRMCIAVFGEGFKGFNIAHLVTTDGIGVELFEMKERQERHEVDFSRLGIFHFCLQTDDFAGAIARTEEFGGKVRMDIMRYHPEDDSKPAKMVYLEDPFGNLFELYSHTYEETYASDYE; this is encoded by the coding sequence ATGAAAATGAATCACGTAGGCATCATGGTTGGTGACATGGACAAAGCGGTAGAGTTTTACACTAAAGCGCTTGGTCTAAAAATCGTTATGAACAACACAAAAGTCATCGAGGAGCGTGAAACAGCGATTGGCAGAATGTGTATCGCAGTATTCGGTGAAGGCTTTAAAGGCTTCAACATCGCTCACCTAGTCACGACAGATGGCATCGGTGTCGAACTGTTCGAAATGAAAGAGCGTCAAGAGCGCCATGAAGTGGATTTCTCTCGCCTAGGTATCTTCCACTTCTGTCTACAAACAGACGATTTTGCAGGTGCGATTGCACGTACTGAAGAGTTCGGCGGTAAAGTACGTATGGATATCATGCGCTACCACCCTGAAGATGACAGCAAGCCAGCGAAAATGGTGTACCTAGAAGACCCGTTTGGTAACTTGTTTGAACTCTACTCGCACACATACGAAGAAACTTACGCGTCTGATTACGAGTAA
- a CDS encoding DMT family transporter, with product MLSIPPYLALAIAIGLEVFATSWLPKTQQFTAVVPTLAVLVGYGLAFYLLAVAVQTLSLGIAYAIWCGAGVVLVAGISWLVYGQKLDIYAIVGIGFILVGTMIINVFSSSVNH from the coding sequence ATGCTATCGATTCCTCCCTATCTCGCCCTTGCCATCGCTATCGGACTTGAGGTATTTGCCACATCTTGGCTTCCTAAGACTCAACAATTTACCGCTGTCGTACCAACACTTGCGGTCTTAGTGGGTTATGGGCTCGCTTTCTATTTACTCGCCGTCGCAGTGCAAACCCTTTCACTGGGAATCGCCTACGCGATCTGGTGCGGTGCTGGCGTTGTATTGGTGGCGGGTATTTCTTGGCTGGTGTATGGCCAAAAGCTCGATATCTACGCGATTGTAGGGATTGGTTTTATCCTCGTTGGGACGATGATCATCAATGTCTTCTCATCTTCGGTAAACCACTAA
- a CDS encoding LysR family transcriptional regulator, whose translation MNSEPYAFNWDDLKYYLAVVRAGTLRGGAESIGVNHTTLTRRLSLMEERIGSRLFDRSKQGLVLTQIGEELLPYAQRAEEEMTAAARMIIGKDSDPTGTVYVSMPHGMAMTSLMDDLALFSQRYPDIHLNLQFGNSIANLHRREVDVSIRVADDVYDDAVGRRLVQMSQAAYCSRDYAEKVRNNQGEGLHFIGWHEPEGDTSSQWLKESFYPKATLKHRVSELVPLISLAASGLGMAYLACNLGDRHPELVRAPFQKPLPYRSIWLLLHRDLRRTARIRCLVDFLAECVQLREKEFWVSGTVDKAELDAV comes from the coding sequence ATGAATAGCGAGCCTTATGCCTTTAATTGGGATGACCTTAAGTACTACTTGGCTGTCGTGAGAGCGGGTACGTTGCGGGGAGGAGCTGAGAGTATCGGTGTTAACCACACGACGTTAACTCGACGACTTTCGTTGATGGAAGAGCGAATAGGTAGCCGTTTATTTGACCGATCAAAGCAGGGGCTTGTGCTTACGCAAATTGGAGAAGAGTTACTGCCTTATGCGCAAAGAGCAGAAGAGGAAATGACGGCAGCTGCCAGAATGATCATTGGCAAGGATTCAGACCCAACAGGAACCGTTTATGTATCTATGCCTCATGGTATGGCAATGACATCATTGATGGATGATTTGGCGCTGTTCTCTCAACGTTATCCCGATATTCATTTAAACCTGCAGTTTGGAAACAGCATAGCCAATTTGCATCGAAGAGAAGTTGATGTCTCTATCCGAGTTGCCGATGATGTTTATGATGATGCAGTGGGAAGACGCTTGGTTCAGATGTCACAAGCAGCATATTGTTCAAGGGACTACGCAGAAAAAGTAAGAAACAATCAGGGGGAGGGGCTGCATTTCATTGGCTGGCATGAACCCGAGGGAGACACCTCAAGTCAGTGGCTTAAAGAAAGCTTCTACCCGAAAGCGACACTGAAGCATCGTGTTTCTGAACTCGTTCCGCTCATCTCGCTGGCAGCATCAGGACTTGGAATGGCGTACCTCGCATGTAACCTAGGCGATAGGCACCCCGAACTTGTTCGCGCTCCCTTTCAAAAACCGCTACCGTATCGGAGCATTTGGTTATTGCTGCATCGGGATCTCAGACGAACAGCTCGAATTCGTTGTTTAGTCGATTTCCTAGCAGAGTGCGTTCAGTTGCGGGAAAAAGAGTTTTGGGTTTCCGGTACCGTTGATAAAGCAGAGCTCGATGCCGTTTGA
- a CDS encoding SDR family NAD(P)-dependent oxidoreductase, with the protein MKVIQSVLITGANAGLGFEAARQLAHKNTITKIYLACRNEDKANQAKQQLVELTNRDIFEIVTIDVSDSRSVKSAVSNLHSAFDAVILNAGGTGGKTPNALTADGVTTIFASNVFGHTVLVDELIKRQLVTSTIVYAGSETARGIPKMGVAKPELLNTSVAEFTAIANGSKFGGAADPLDVYGTIKLTGALWMSSMSRKYPHLRFITMSPGGTAGTNGMDDLPFVKKVFFKYLGNLMMPMLGMMHSVDKGAKRYVDALFDDQFQSGRFYASKMGSPTGPVVDQATIDPLFGMETAQDNARLAIQTLS; encoded by the coding sequence ATGAAAGTGATTCAATCAGTGTTAATTACCGGCGCAAATGCTGGCCTAGGATTTGAGGCAGCGCGCCAACTAGCTCACAAAAACACGATTACCAAGATCTATCTTGCCTGCCGAAATGAAGACAAAGCTAATCAAGCAAAACAGCAACTCGTAGAGCTGACAAACCGAGATATCTTTGAAATCGTGACCATTGATGTCTCCGACTCTAGATCGGTCAAATCGGCTGTCTCCAACCTGCACTCCGCATTTGATGCTGTGATATTAAACGCGGGGGGAACAGGCGGGAAAACACCTAATGCGCTCACTGCGGATGGGGTCACGACGATTTTCGCTTCTAATGTATTTGGTCATACGGTACTCGTCGACGAACTCATTAAAAGACAACTGGTCACATCGACCATCGTTTACGCTGGTTCAGAGACCGCTCGGGGCATACCCAAGATGGGCGTAGCAAAACCTGAGCTATTAAACACATCTGTTGCCGAGTTTACCGCCATCGCAAACGGCAGCAAGTTTGGCGGGGCAGCGGATCCGCTAGACGTCTACGGCACCATTAAGCTGACGGGTGCACTTTGGATGTCCTCCATGTCTCGCAAATATCCACATCTACGATTCATCACCATGAGTCCGGGTGGCACCGCTGGGACCAATGGCATGGATGACCTACCGTTTGTAAAAAAGGTCTTCTTTAAATATCTAGGCAACCTCATGATGCCAATGCTCGGCATGATGCATAGCGTCGATAAAGGAGCAAAGCGCTACGTAGATGCCTTGTTTGATGATCAGTTTCAATCAGGCAGGTTTTACGCCAGCAAAATGGGCTCGCCAACAGGACCAGTTGTCGATCAGGCCACTATTGACCCCCTATTTGGAATGGAAACAGCGCAAGACAACGCCCGTTTGGCAATTCAAACGCTTTCTTAA
- a CDS encoding DUF4345 family protein: protein MDMTLQILVSLSTAMLTGLGIMSMFAPQKMVGNFSITPNGKLGLNTIRSVMGGLFLASVVVLLLGLTSGDTEGYFFVAIVMLAVAFGRVVGLLFDGFDKSVVAPLVLELAIAALLLFAHMKNGGFY from the coding sequence ATGGATATGACACTTCAAATTCTCGTTTCACTCTCCACTGCAATGCTAACTGGACTCGGTATTATGTCGATGTTCGCACCGCAAAAAATGGTGGGTAACTTTTCAATCACGCCCAATGGCAAGCTTGGTTTGAACACCATACGTTCTGTTATGGGAGGGCTGTTCTTGGCGAGTGTTGTGGTATTGCTGCTAGGTTTAACCTCAGGAGATACCGAGGGCTATTTCTTTGTTGCAATCGTAATGCTTGCCGTTGCTTTTGGTCGAGTTGTTGGTCTGCTTTTTGATGGTTTTGACAAATCCGTCGTTGCACCTCTTGTATTGGAACTCGCCATTGCTGCTCTGCTGCTATTCGCGCATATGAAAAATGGTGGGTTTTACTGA
- a CDS encoding DUF2753 family protein, with protein sequence MDTAKWERHTLLADEAAKRGELMSAVAHYQVALAESQRLEVNTEGDLEELEDLLAIKVMSCHNLADFWRAQGDSDYELKYLQLASEEVMMLLPQCPRTSCSRFVSSLGCCKSAMVEFLKRHPNPKVAKHVEQIQSVNDCELIVKFQIH encoded by the coding sequence ATGGACACGGCTAAATGGGAGAGACACACTTTACTAGCTGATGAGGCAGCCAAACGTGGAGAATTAATGTCTGCAGTTGCGCATTATCAAGTTGCGCTGGCAGAATCTCAGCGTTTGGAAGTCAACACTGAGGGAGACTTGGAAGAACTTGAAGATCTATTAGCCATCAAGGTAATGTCTTGCCATAACTTGGCAGATTTTTGGCGTGCTCAAGGAGATAGTGATTACGAATTGAAGTATTTACAGCTTGCTTCAGAGGAAGTGATGATGCTGTTGCCGCAGTGCCCTCGAACGAGCTGCAGCCGCTTTGTTTCCTCCTTAGGTTGTTGTAAATCTGCAATGGTTGAGTTTCTGAAGCGTCATCCAAATCCGAAAGTGGCGAAACATGTAGAGCAGATTCAGTCTGTTAACGATTGCGAGTTGATCGTTAAGTTTCAAATTCATTAA
- a CDS encoding type B 50S ribosomal protein L31, with protein MKPNIHPEYRKVVFHDTTVDEYFIVGSTLQTDRTIEWKDGKTYPYMTIEVSSESHPFYTGKQRIISKEGRVANFNRRFGGIKTKS; from the coding sequence ATGAAACCAAATATCCACCCTGAATACAGAAAAGTGGTCTTCCACGACACCACTGTCGATGAGTATTTTATTGTCGGTTCTACGCTTCAAACCGATCGCACGATTGAATGGAAAGACGGAAAGACCTACCCATACATGACAATTGAAGTTTCATCAGAATCTCACCCATTCTACACAGGCAAACAGCGTATCATTAGTAAAGAAGGCCGAGTTGCTAACTTCAACCGTCGCTTTGGCGGCATTAAAACCAAATCATAA
- the ykgO gene encoding type B 50S ribosomal protein L36 — MKVLSSLKSAKKRHPDCQIVKRRGRIYVINKTNPRFKAVQGKIKQKR, encoded by the coding sequence ATGAAAGTTCTTAGCTCACTGAAAAGTGCCAAAAAGCGCCATCCGGATTGCCAGATCGTAAAACGACGCGGCCGAATCTATGTGATCAACAAAACCAACCCTAGATTTAAAGCAGTACAGGGAAAAATTAAACAAAAACGCTAA
- a CDS encoding nucleotidyltransferase domain-containing protein has protein sequence MNYPTTLPGTHKAVLNRIIEALSADSRLSGIAASGSYGSNNMDEYSDLDLVIAIHPNDYQEVFDQRFEIVSQIEGYAAGFSGEHVGEPRLIVSIFAPDAIHVDFKFVSLADAANRVDDCAVLWEKGTLLTDVFATALPAYPQPDPQWIEDRFWIWTHYAATKIARGEYFETLEFLSFLRQNVLSPLALKQAGLTPSGVRTIEKRLPEFAEKLAKTIATVEKQSLISAVKQCVSLYLELRDNEVVERNDRAQELCYQYLQKQV, from the coding sequence ATGAACTATCCAACGACACTTCCAGGAACACACAAAGCGGTACTCAATAGAATTATCGAAGCTCTATCCGCTGACTCTCGCCTTTCCGGTATTGCAGCAAGCGGCTCGTATGGCTCGAACAATATGGATGAGTACAGTGACCTCGATTTGGTTATCGCTATTCACCCAAATGATTATCAAGAAGTCTTCGATCAGCGATTTGAAATTGTGAGTCAGATAGAAGGCTATGCCGCAGGCTTCTCTGGTGAACATGTGGGCGAACCAAGATTGATCGTTTCTATCTTCGCACCGGATGCAATCCACGTTGATTTCAAATTCGTCTCACTGGCAGATGCCGCGAATCGAGTAGACGACTGTGCGGTGCTTTGGGAGAAAGGGACACTGCTAACCGATGTATTTGCGACAGCTTTACCCGCCTATCCGCAACCAGACCCGCAATGGATTGAAGACCGTTTTTGGATTTGGACTCACTATGCCGCAACAAAAATTGCTCGTGGTGAGTATTTTGAAACTCTTGAGTTTCTCTCATTCTTGCGTCAAAACGTTTTATCGCCACTAGCGCTGAAGCAGGCGGGGCTTACCCCATCTGGTGTGCGTACGATTGAAAAGCGTCTTCCAGAGTTTGCCGAAAAACTGGCTAAAACGATCGCAACAGTAGAGAAGCAGTCTTTGATCTCAGCGGTTAAGCAATGTGTCTCTCTTTACTTAGAATTAAGAGACAACGAAGTCGTCGAGCGTAACGACAGAGCTCAAGAACTTTGCTATCAGTATCTTCAAAAACAAGTTTGA
- a CDS encoding beta-N-acetylhexosaminidase gives MSNLTLHFEVVNNETQSLKLHIVLENRTDSQLHDFVLCFDMPRFLDKSKVVNGVVKSQVGSHIELTPLEGMRIAAGESWTVTIESNTSGLFNLSERPNGPYLKVGKEFIEVAIGSHSMPQPESLKLNVQPMPAPKAGVIPQPNLVVAKQGTFIWQNSVSMSLANKVSHNAISWLTQQFSDTQFEQTNANPLVSFVESKQLAEEAYQLTISEESVKIEASSSSGFLYGAVTLAQLVVTGRDTVDCVVITDAPQYSYRGQFLDCARSFHDIDTVKSVIDQMVWLKLNTFHWHLTDDEAWRMEIDAYPMLTKLGAWRGEGEIQPPQFGSGSNRYGGFFTKAQIAEVVAYAKAREITVIPEVDIPGHARALIMALPHLLIEKEDTSDYVSIQQYQDNVLNPGLPATYEVLETILDEVCEMFPSEVIHLGGDEVPAHVWEKSPACSQKATELEFEDVRQLEGHLISHLERYIADKGRRIAVWEEASHGNKITNNATVCAWSNSAEGQKAAKAGYPVIMCPAQATYLDMAWNKDINETGVLWAGTIDLKTAYQFEPSNIENSQQVIGTQALVWTEFVKDKQTLEFLLYPRLFAVAEIAWTSTQNKDWSHFLPRVSAQLSYLESKGINYRRG, from the coding sequence GTGAGTAATCTAACACTGCACTTCGAAGTGGTAAACAACGAAACTCAATCGCTAAAGCTCCACATTGTTCTAGAGAACAGAACGGACTCGCAGCTCCATGATTTTGTATTGTGTTTTGATATGCCGCGATTTTTAGATAAAAGTAAAGTGGTCAATGGTGTAGTGAAAAGCCAAGTTGGCTCTCATATTGAACTTACCCCACTTGAAGGAATGAGAATTGCTGCTGGTGAAAGTTGGACAGTAACGATTGAGAGTAATACCAGCGGGCTGTTTAATCTGTCAGAAAGACCTAACGGACCTTACTTGAAAGTAGGTAAGGAATTCATCGAGGTTGCTATTGGCAGCCATAGCATGCCCCAGCCTGAATCGCTTAAACTGAATGTACAACCAATGCCAGCACCAAAAGCCGGTGTGATTCCTCAGCCCAATCTAGTAGTGGCAAAGCAAGGCACATTCATTTGGCAAAACTCTGTGTCGATGAGTTTGGCGAATAAAGTCTCTCACAATGCGATCTCTTGGCTGACACAACAGTTTAGTGATACCCAGTTTGAACAGACTAACGCTAATCCTCTGGTTTCTTTTGTTGAGTCAAAGCAATTAGCAGAAGAGGCTTATCAACTTACCATCAGCGAGGAGTCTGTAAAGATAGAGGCGTCAAGCTCTAGCGGCTTTCTTTATGGTGCTGTGACGCTAGCTCAATTAGTGGTAACAGGACGAGATACAGTTGATTGTGTGGTGATTACAGATGCGCCTCAATACTCTTACCGAGGTCAGTTTCTTGATTGTGCTCGCTCATTTCACGACATCGATACGGTCAAGTCTGTCATTGACCAGATGGTTTGGCTAAAGCTCAACACCTTCCATTGGCATCTAACCGATGATGAAGCATGGAGAATGGAAATTGACGCCTATCCGATGCTTACCAAGTTAGGTGCATGGCGCGGAGAGGGCGAGATTCAGCCTCCGCAGTTTGGGTCTGGTTCGAATCGATATGGCGGCTTCTTTACTAAAGCGCAAATAGCAGAAGTGGTTGCGTATGCGAAGGCGCGAGAGATCACTGTCATTCCTGAGGTCGATATACCAGGACATGCGCGTGCTCTCATTATGGCGCTTCCTCATTTGCTGATTGAGAAAGAAGACACTTCTGACTATGTTTCGATTCAGCAATATCAAGATAACGTTCTCAACCCGGGCCTGCCAGCGACTTATGAAGTACTCGAAACTATCCTTGATGAGGTGTGTGAGATGTTCCCGTCTGAGGTGATTCATTTAGGTGGGGATGAGGTACCTGCTCATGTGTGGGAGAAATCTCCAGCCTGTAGTCAGAAAGCCACGGAGCTAGAGTTTGAAGATGTTAGACAACTTGAAGGACACTTGATTTCGCATCTAGAGCGATACATAGCAGATAAAGGCAGACGAATTGCAGTTTGGGAGGAAGCGAGTCACGGCAACAAAATTACCAACAATGCGACGGTTTGTGCATGGTCAAATAGTGCAGAGGGACAAAAAGCAGCAAAAGCGGGGTACCCGGTTATTATGTGCCCTGCTCAAGCGACTTACCTAGATATGGCTTGGAATAAAGACATCAATGAAACGGGTGTATTGTGGGCGGGCACGATTGATCTTAAAACCGCCTATCAGTTTGAGCCATCTAACATTGAGAACAGCCAGCAAGTGATTGGGACGCAAGCGCTAGTTTGGACTGAGTTTGTTAAAGATAAACAAACACTAGAGTTTTTGTTATATCCAAGATTGTTTGCTGTCGCTGAAATTGCCTGGACATCGACACAAAATAAAGATTGGTCGCATTTCCTGCCTAGGGTTTCCGCCCAGCTCTCTTATCTAGAGAGTAAAGGAATCAACTATCGTAGGGGTTAA
- a CDS encoding HD domain-containing phosphohydrolase: MKISKRSFPIHVHIVTIIIFVVAIASGTQMALSNKAMSEVIFKANSKIFERIAEQTKYQLNSHYGTAFSALGSFSNSHSLNASVGFERLRVVPEVIHLLSRFDHVQTYTFSFKDGDSVIVKRVSEDLTPDIVINNQQSRYIVAHEIGGVVEVYTYDSSLNFVERLEVNEEEFHLAYQDNSSVIPGRNTISKPTKLANSTAMGVVISQVNQQGLRVSVHVMLKDLHQSLQDTLTNESSIRVLYNDDGAVYAFSSGLSSENNGDILQIADINRDIVPHAIDRKKGGVELGRFEFQKENWFGRIVTIKPMNSEHIHLLMATKASSIFDEGLLIKQQTLYASLIVLLLMLPCIYLVSRLISKPIVKATEKAKAIENFSFDTSPLPHSYIKEIQELNHAQMSTQATISRFITLTDGIARQQDLDSMLELVCGNTAASVSADGVLLYLLDVKSDELVPHVVQFNRAQNVHAKSISTQDAARFIEHVFVNKQGQVFPLHELNHLQFEASLPEKSEVIYIPLKNREEVVIGALGLMFEKGGAESIYREYSDYLQTLLGYVSIAIETQQMLESQRALLDSFIQVFAGSLDKKSPYTGNHCQRVPVLTEWLTQAAHESTLEPFNDFHLNEKEWQELKMAAWLHDCGKITTPEHVVDKSTKLETIYDRIHEIRTRFEVIKRDKEIMLLKESFGELSQEAKRVLEELHTQIDDDFDFIASLNIGGEFVSDEDLKRLERIAKTRWIRTLSKRKGISWVERQRHQTEEQLPQQETLLANMPEHLISWDTPHQSDPRFTMKPTQYKANQGEVYNLSTRRGTLTEEERFIINDHIIQTIQILESLPFPAHMQNVASIAGGHHEKMDGTGYPMGLKGEEMPLAARVMAIADVFEALTSADRPYKKAKTLSESLKIMSYMVKDNHLDESLFRLFLTSGVYLRFAREYMLEEQIDEVNIAAFL; this comes from the coding sequence ATGAAAATCTCGAAAAGGTCGTTTCCAATCCATGTTCATATCGTCACCATCATTATATTCGTTGTTGCTATTGCATCTGGAACGCAGATGGCACTCAGTAACAAAGCGATGTCAGAGGTGATTTTTAAGGCCAATAGTAAGATATTTGAACGAATCGCTGAGCAAACTAAGTACCAATTAAATAGTCACTATGGCACAGCGTTCTCTGCACTGGGTAGTTTCTCTAACAGCCATAGCCTCAATGCCTCTGTTGGGTTTGAGCGGTTACGGGTTGTACCAGAAGTGATTCATTTGCTCTCACGGTTTGATCATGTGCAGACCTACACCTTTTCTTTCAAAGATGGTGATAGCGTGATCGTAAAGCGAGTATCAGAAGACTTGACACCTGATATCGTGATTAACAATCAGCAATCGCGATATATCGTGGCGCATGAGATTGGTGGCGTAGTTGAGGTTTATACCTACGATAGCAGCCTCAACTTTGTTGAGAGGCTAGAGGTCAATGAGGAAGAGTTTCACCTAGCTTATCAAGATAACTCGTCAGTAATCCCAGGGCGTAATACGATTTCCAAACCGACTAAGCTCGCTAACTCCACTGCAATGGGGGTTGTAATATCACAGGTAAATCAGCAAGGGCTGAGAGTTTCTGTTCATGTCATGCTCAAAGATCTACACCAAAGTTTGCAAGATACACTGACCAACGAATCTTCTATCAGAGTGCTGTATAACGACGATGGCGCTGTGTACGCGTTTTCTAGCGGTCTTAGTAGTGAAAACAATGGTGACATTTTGCAGATCGCTGATATTAATCGAGACATTGTCCCACATGCGATAGACCGAAAAAAAGGAGGTGTTGAGCTCGGGCGCTTTGAATTTCAGAAAGAAAATTGGTTTGGGCGCATCGTTACCATCAAACCGATGAATAGTGAGCACATCCATTTGTTAATGGCGACAAAGGCGTCATCAATATTTGATGAAGGACTATTGATAAAGCAGCAAACCTTGTATGCGTCTTTGATAGTGTTGCTGCTGATGTTGCCCTGTATTTACTTGGTCTCAAGGCTTATCTCAAAGCCTATTGTGAAAGCGACCGAAAAAGCGAAAGCAATTGAGAACTTCTCGTTCGATACTTCACCACTCCCGCATAGTTATATCAAAGAGATACAAGAATTGAATCATGCCCAAATGTCGACTCAAGCGACGATATCTCGATTTATTACGCTGACGGATGGTATCGCACGTCAACAAGACCTAGACAGCATGCTTGAACTGGTGTGCGGCAACACAGCTGCCTCAGTCTCTGCTGATGGAGTATTGCTGTACTTACTTGATGTGAAAAGTGATGAGTTGGTTCCTCATGTTGTCCAGTTTAATAGGGCTCAAAATGTTCACGCTAAAAGTATTTCCACGCAAGATGCTGCTCGGTTTATTGAACATGTTTTTGTAAATAAACAGGGTCAGGTTTTCCCACTACACGAGCTCAACCATCTGCAATTTGAAGCAAGTCTTCCCGAAAAAAGTGAAGTGATATACATACCGCTGAAAAATAGAGAAGAGGTCGTTATTGGTGCACTTGGTCTGATGTTTGAGAAGGGAGGTGCAGAATCGATTTATCGAGAGTATTCCGACTATTTGCAGACGCTACTTGGTTACGTATCTATTGCAATTGAAACTCAGCAAATGCTGGAGTCTCAGCGAGCTCTTTTGGACTCCTTCATTCAAGTATTTGCTGGCTCACTTGATAAAAAATCGCCGTATACAGGTAATCACTGTCAGCGAGTACCTGTCTTAACTGAATGGCTAACACAAGCGGCGCACGAATCCACATTAGAGCCGTTTAATGACTTTCACCTTAATGAGAAAGAGTGGCAAGAGCTGAAAATGGCAGCTTGGCTACATGACTGCGGCAAGATCACTACGCCTGAACATGTGGTTGATAAATCCACGAAGCTCGAAACCATCTATGACCGAATACATGAAATCAGAACTCGTTTTGAAGTGATTAAGCGAGATAAAGAAATTATGTTGTTGAAGGAAAGTTTTGGCGAATTGAGTCAAGAAGCAAAGCGTGTTCTGGAGGAACTGCATACACAAATTGATGATGATTTTGACTTCATCGCGTCGCTTAATATCGGGGGTGAATTTGTCAGTGATGAAGACCTTAAGCGGTTGGAGCGAATAGCGAAAACTCGTTGGATACGTACCTTAAGTAAACGCAAGGGCATTTCTTGGGTTGAGAGGCAGCGCCATCAAACAGAAGAGCAACTCCCCCAACAAGAAACGCTATTGGCTAACATGCCTGAGCACCTCATATCTTGGGATACCCCTCACCAAAGCGATCCACGTTTCACGATGAAGCCAACCCAATACAAAGCGAATCAGGGTGAGGTGTACAATCTATCGACACGTAGGGGAACGCTCACAGAAGAGGAACGCTTCATCATTAATGATCACATCATTCAAACGATTCAAATTCTAGAATCTTTGCCGTTCCCTGCACATATGCAAAATGTCGCCTCTATTGCTGGTGGACACCATGAAAAAATGGATGGCACAGGCTATCCGATGGGACTCAAAGGAGAGGAGATGCCGCTAGCAGCAAGGGTTATGGCGATTGCAGATGTATTTGAAGCTTTAACTAGCGCTGACCGTCCTTATAAAAAAGCGAAAACACTGTCAGAGTCACTTAAGATCATGAGTTATATGGTTAAAGATAACCACCTAGATGAATCCTTGTTCAGACTATTTTTGACGTCTGGTGTGTATTTGAGGTTTGCACGAGAATACATGCTCGAGGAGCAGATTGATGAAGTAAATATAGCGGCGTTTTTGTAA